A window of the Janthinobacterium agaricidamnosum NBRC 102515 = DSM 9628 genome harbors these coding sequences:
- a CDS encoding right-handed parallel beta-helix repeat-containing protein produces MTRHKKTSAMTMTAIATAASMLVAAHVHAAVGATTTFVSYEAEAGTVVGGAKVVSLTAAPTTRFASPELESSGHAYVALTGNNQEVWWTNNTGKPISFINVRASIPDAPGGGGITATLNLYVNGVFRQHLNLNSRQSWIYEGKEYQASDQNPASGKPRAFFDESHAFIVGEPIGPGSTFSLRKDSDNTAAFYNVDVIDVENPPAPLAQPANSISITSCGAVADTTPTNGAGNPNAKDSTAAIQNCINQAQSQNKSVWIPSGNFYLKGTNSLVAKGVTIEGAGMWYSTIYRDVPLPNANGLGSIFQLTSTTVRNFHVDSNSRSRESVDGAGGAMDTTGTNWLAENIWTQHVLSGFWASGTGGIVRNTRLTSIWADGCNLNNVSLDSTVGNYLTATNNFVRGTGDDGIAINSVNYNDTDHGRVFYSPMSNITQTNNTIIGAWNGKAIGVYGGSGHLVANNYVADTARYTGLGVGRFGVNGSDLHASRITGNTIVRSGGNGFDQGQPALHIGNGSDGHDVGIVDDIEVSNNTIIGSLYDGIGFSTSTNIRLEQNTVTAPWRNGVVIGAPFYPAPSGSASISNNTVTGVSAGKVPYAKYSAGYQATLSGNNWQ; encoded by the coding sequence ATGACCCGACATAAAAAAACAAGCGCCATGACGATGACCGCCATCGCCACCGCCGCCAGCATGCTGGTGGCCGCACACGTGCACGCCGCCGTCGGCGCGACCACGACTTTCGTCAGCTATGAAGCCGAAGCCGGCACGGTGGTCGGCGGCGCCAAGGTGGTGTCGCTGACAGCGGCACCGACCACGCGCTTCGCCAGTCCGGAACTGGAATCGTCCGGCCACGCCTACGTCGCCTTGACCGGCAATAACCAGGAAGTATGGTGGACCAATAACACCGGCAAGCCGATCAGCTTCATCAACGTGCGCGCCAGCATCCCCGACGCGCCCGGCGGCGGTGGCATCACCGCCACGCTGAACCTGTACGTCAACGGCGTATTCCGCCAGCACCTGAACCTGAACTCGCGCCAAAGCTGGATTTACGAAGGCAAGGAATATCAGGCCAGCGACCAGAATCCGGCGTCGGGCAAGCCGCGCGCCTTTTTCGACGAAAGCCACGCCTTCATCGTCGGCGAGCCGATCGGGCCGGGCAGCACTTTTTCGCTGCGCAAGGATAGCGACAACACGGCTGCCTTCTACAATGTCGATGTGATCGACGTTGAAAATCCGCCGGCGCCGCTGGCGCAACCCGCCAATTCCATCTCGATCACCAGTTGCGGCGCGGTCGCCGATACGACGCCGACCAATGGTGCCGGCAACCCGAACGCCAAGGACAGCACCGCGGCGATTCAGAATTGCATCAACCAGGCGCAATCGCAAAACAAGAGTGTGTGGATTCCCTCAGGCAACTTCTATCTGAAGGGCACCAACAGCCTGGTCGCCAAGGGCGTCACCATCGAAGGCGCCGGCATGTGGTACAGCACCATCTACCGCGACGTGCCGCTGCCGAACGCCAACGGCCTGGGCTCGATCTTCCAGCTGACCTCGACGACGGTGCGCAATTTCCATGTCGATTCCAATTCGCGCAGCCGTGAATCGGTCGATGGCGCCGGCGGCGCGATGGATACAACCGGCACCAATTGGCTGGCGGAAAACATCTGGACCCAGCACGTCTTGTCCGGTTTCTGGGCCTCGGGCACCGGCGGCATCGTCCGCAATACCCGGCTGACGTCGATCTGGGCCGACGGCTGCAACCTGAATAACGTGTCGCTCGACTCCACCGTCGGCAACTACCTGACCGCGACCAATAACTTTGTCCGCGGCACTGGCGACGATGGCATCGCGATCAACTCGGTCAACTACAACGACACCGACCATGGCCGCGTGTTTTACTCGCCGATGAGCAATATCACCCAGACCAACAACACCATCATCGGCGCCTGGAACGGCAAGGCGATCGGCGTGTATGGCGGCAGCGGCCACCTGGTGGCAAACAACTACGTCGCCGACACGGCCCGTTATACCGGCCTCGGCGTTGGCCGTTTCGGCGTCAATGGCAGCGACCTGCATGCGTCGCGCATCACCGGCAACACCATCGTGCGGTCCGGCGGCAATGGTTTTGACCAGGGCCAACCGGCGCTGCATATCGGTAATGGCAGCGATGGCCACGACGTCGGCATCGTTGACGACATCGAAGTCAGCAACAATACCATCATCGGCTCGCTGTATGACGGCATCGGTTTCTCGACGTCGACCAATATCCGGCTGGAACAAAATACCGTGACGGCGCCATGGCGCAACGGCGTGGTGATTGGCGCACCGTTCTATCCGGCGCCAAGCGGCAGTGCCAGCATCAGCAACAACACGGTCACCGGCGTCAGCGCTGGTAAAGTGCCATACGCCAAATATTCCGCAGGCTACCAAGCCACGCTGAGCGGAAATAACTGGCAATAA
- a CDS encoding right-handed parallel beta-helix repeat-containing protein — protein sequence MNQSKKTQIMTMTALAAAATLLAAAHAHAGVGATTLFTSYEAEAGTVVGGAKVVALTAAPATRFASPELEASGHAYVAMTGKNQEVWWTNNTGKPISFINVRASIPDAPGGGGITATLNLYVNGVFRQHLNLNSRQSWIYEGKEYQASDQNPVSGKPRAFFDETHAFIVGEPIGPGSTFSLRTDSDNTAAFYNIDVIDVENPPPPLAQPANSISITSCGAVADMAPTNGGGNPNARDSTAAIQNCINQAQSQNKILWIPSGNFYLKGTNGLVAKGITIEGAGMWYSTIYRDVPLPNANGLGAIFQLTSTTVRNFHVDSNARSREPVDGAGGAMDTTGTNWLAENLWTQHVLSGFWASGTGGMVRNNRLTSIWADGCNLNNVALDTSIGNYLTATNNFIRGTGDDGMAINSVAYNDTDHGRVYYTPMTNITQTNNTVISAWNGKGIGVYGGSNNLVANNYIADTARYSGMGVGRFGSNGSDLHASRISGNLIVRSGGNGFDQGQPALHIGSDSDDPNLGIIDDIEVSGNSVVDALYDGIGFSMSTNIRLQQNTVTAPWRNGIVIGAPFYSTPKGDATISNNTVSGLRSGKVAYANYAKNFQATLSGNNW from the coding sequence ATGAACCAAAGCAAAAAAACACAGATCATGACGATGACGGCGCTGGCCGCTGCCGCCACCCTGCTGGCCGCCGCCCATGCCCACGCCGGCGTCGGTGCGACCACGCTGTTCACCAGCTATGAAGCGGAAGCCGGCACGGTGGTCGGCGGCGCCAAGGTGGTGGCGCTGACAGCGGCGCCGGCCACGCGCTTCGCCAGCCCGGAACTGGAGGCATCCGGCCATGCCTACGTGGCGATGACCGGCAAGAACCAGGAAGTATGGTGGACCAATAACACCGGCAAGCCGATCAGCTTCATCAATGTGCGCGCCAGCATCCCCGACGCGCCCGGCGGCGGTGGCATTACCGCCACGCTGAACCTGTACGTCAACGGCGTATTCCGCCAGCACCTGAACCTGAACTCGCGCCAAAGCTGGATTTACGAGGGCAAGGAATACCAGGCCAGCGACCAGAATCCGGTCTCGGGCAAGCCGCGCGCCTTCTTCGACGAAACCCACGCCTTCATCGTCGGCGAGCCGATCGGGCCGGGCAGCACCTTTTCGCTGCGCACGGATAGCGACAACACGGCGGCGTTTTACAATATCGATGTGATCGACGTTGAAAATCCGCCGCCGCCACTGGCCCAGCCCGCCAATTCCATTTCGATCACCAGTTGCGGCGCGGTCGCCGACATGGCGCCGACCAATGGCGGCGGCAACCCGAACGCCAGGGACAGCACCGCGGCGATCCAGAATTGCATCAACCAGGCGCAATCGCAAAACAAGATCCTGTGGATTCCCTCAGGCAACTTTTATCTGAAAGGCACCAATGGGCTGGTGGCCAAGGGCATCACCATCGAAGGTGCGGGCATGTGGTACAGCACGATTTACCGCGACGTGCCGCTGCCGAACGCCAACGGCCTGGGCGCGATCTTCCAGCTGACGTCGACGACGGTGCGCAATTTTCACGTGGACTCCAACGCGCGCAGCCGCGAACCCGTCGATGGCGCCGGTGGTGCGATGGATACCACCGGCACCAATTGGCTGGCGGAAAATCTCTGGACCCAGCACGTCCTGTCCGGCTTCTGGGCCTCGGGCACCGGCGGCATGGTGCGCAATAACCGGCTGACGTCGATCTGGGCCGACGGCTGCAACCTGAATAACGTCGCGCTCGACACCAGCATCGGCAACTACCTGACCGCGACCAATAACTTTATCCGCGGCACCGGCGACGATGGCATGGCGATCAATTCGGTCGCTTACAACGATACCGACCATGGCCGCGTGTACTACACGCCGATGACCAATATCACCCAGACCAACAACACGGTGATCAGCGCATGGAATGGCAAGGGCATCGGCGTGTATGGCGGCAGCAATAACCTGGTGGCGAATAACTATATCGCCGACACGGCGCGCTATTCCGGCATGGGCGTGGGCCGCTTCGGCAGCAACGGCAGCGACCTGCATGCGTCGCGCATCAGCGGCAACCTGATTGTCCGGTCCGGCGGCAATGGCTTCGACCAGGGCCAGCCGGCGCTGCATATCGGCAGCGACAGCGACGACCCGAACCTCGGTATTATCGATGACATCGAGGTCAGCGGAAATAGCGTCGTCGACGCCTTGTACGATGGTATCGGTTTCTCGATGTCGACCAATATCCGGCTGCAGCAAAATACCGTGACCGCGCCATGGCGCAACGGGATCGTCATCGGTGCGCCGTTCTATTCGACGCCGAAGGGCGACGCGACGATCAGCAATAACACGGTCAGCGGGCTTCGCAGCGGCAAAGTTGCGTACGCCAACTATGCCAAGAACTTCCAGGCTACGCTCAGCGGCAATAACTGGTAA
- a CDS encoding proline iminopeptidase-family hydrolase: MMMDRRNFLATSVVSAVAGTVAGTASSGAAVAAPARPAGGVDGITVTQPDGLNPPGIRTAGVRMVPVVGGKYKVWTKKIGSGPVKVLLLHGGPGFTHEYLEAMESFLPQAGIEMYYYDQLGCGNSDQPDDPSLWTLPRYLEEVEEVRRGLGLENFVLYGHSWGGILGIEYALHHQRHLRGLVISNMAAGMQAYLKRTNAIKQQLPPALLAQLEALEAKEAYDSPEYEKIMMEELYPKVICRIQPWPDAVGQTLRHANNKIYNQMQGKSEFLMTGNLKDWERWDRLHEIKVKTLTIGAKYDEMDPEDMQKMAKMMPNASSFICQNGSHLSMWDEQAFYFQHLLRFLKAV; the protein is encoded by the coding sequence ATGATGATGGATAGGCGTAATTTTCTTGCAACGAGTGTCGTCTCGGCGGTAGCCGGTACGGTGGCCGGCACGGCGAGCAGCGGCGCGGCAGTGGCGGCGCCAGCCCGGCCAGCCGGCGGCGTGGACGGTATCACGGTGACACAGCCCGACGGCTTGAATCCGCCCGGCATCCGGACCGCCGGCGTGCGCATGGTTCCGGTGGTCGGCGGCAAATACAAAGTATGGACCAAGAAAATTGGCAGCGGCCCGGTCAAGGTGCTGCTGCTGCATGGCGGCCCGGGATTTACCCATGAATACCTGGAAGCGATGGAATCGTTCCTGCCGCAAGCAGGGATAGAAATGTATTACTACGACCAGTTGGGCTGCGGTAATTCCGACCAGCCGGACGATCCTTCGCTGTGGACCTTGCCGCGCTACCTGGAAGAGGTGGAAGAAGTCCGGCGCGGCCTGGGCCTGGAGAATTTCGTGCTATACGGCCATTCCTGGGGCGGCATCCTGGGGATCGAATATGCGCTGCACCATCAACGACACTTGCGCGGCCTGGTCATTTCCAACATGGCCGCCGGCATGCAGGCATACCTGAAACGGACTAACGCCATCAAGCAGCAACTGCCGCCGGCCTTGCTGGCTCAACTGGAAGCGCTGGAAGCGAAAGAGGCTTACGACTCGCCGGAATACGAAAAGATCATGATGGAAGAGTTATATCCCAAGGTAATCTGCCGCATCCAGCCATGGCCGGACGCCGTCGGCCAGACCTTGCGCCACGCGAATAACAAGATCTACAACCAGATGCAGGGGAAAAGTGAATTCCTGATGACCGGCAACCTGAAGGATTGGGAACGATGGGACCGGCTGCATGAGATCAAGGTCAAAACCCTGACGATCGGTGCCAAATACGATGAAATGGATCCCGAGGATATGCAAAAAATGGCAAAAATGATGCCGAACGCAAGCTCGTTCATCTGCCAGAATGGCAGCCACCTGAGCATGTGGGACGAGCAGGCGTTTTATTTCCAGCATTTATTGCGTTTTCTGAAAGCAGTGTAG
- a CDS encoding GNAT family N-acetyltransferase: protein MADSIEAEAIGDCFRAAPPRYGNLALQSIDRTLLLSPTLSTPFLNRVVGLGNGGAVSQAMLEEIMALYRERGIANYWIQVSPLARHLLPLLEKNGFQPAANKGIEQFLLDQSIPFAGTLQVREVTAQESGLLGMVLCRSFSFPESMQEWFAAMAMRKGWRFYFACHDGVPIAVGGLYLSGTRAWLGMGGTLPEARRLGAQAALIAARVLAAQQAGCRDIGVGTWHPKEGENNSSLNNILRAGFRRVALRLNYGLVTA, encoded by the coding sequence TTGGCCGACAGCATAGAAGCAGAGGCTATCGGCGACTGTTTCAGGGCTGCGCCACCACGCTACGGCAACCTCGCGCTACAGTCCATCGATCGCACCCTATTGCTGTCGCCCACGCTGTCGACGCCGTTCCTGAACCGCGTCGTCGGCCTCGGCAATGGTGGCGCGGTGAGCCAGGCCATGCTGGAAGAAATCATGGCGCTGTACCGGGAGCGCGGCATCGCTAACTATTGGATACAGGTCTCGCCGCTGGCCCGGCATCTGCTTCCGCTGCTGGAAAAAAATGGCTTTCAGCCCGCCGCGAACAAGGGAATCGAGCAATTTCTACTCGATCAATCCATACCGTTTGCCGGCACGCTGCAGGTCAGGGAAGTGACGGCGCAAGAGTCCGGCTTGCTCGGCATGGTGCTGTGCCGTTCTTTTTCTTTCCCCGAATCGATGCAGGAATGGTTCGCGGCGATGGCGATGCGCAAGGGCTGGCGCTTTTATTTCGCTTGCCACGATGGCGTGCCGATTGCTGTCGGCGGGCTATATCTGTCGGGAACCCGCGCGTGGCTGGGCATGGGCGGCACCTTGCCTGAGGCGCGCCGCCTCGGCGCACAAGCGGCGTTGATCGCGGCGCGCGTACTGGCCGCGCAACAAGCCGGTTGCCGCGATATCGGAGTGGGAACCTGGCATCCGAAAGAGGGCGAAAACAATTCCTCCTTGAATAATATCCTGCGCGCCGGCTTCCGCCGCGTGGCGCTGCGCCTGAATTATGGACTGGTGACGGCCTGA
- a CDS encoding TetR/AcrR family transcriptional regulator, which translates to MSRKKKETALDRERIAAAALALIDAEGIDQLSMRKLGASLGVEAMTLYYYFTNKAELLDGVTDCLLELVESFMDPALAGLERIRQTFHGMRRLSIEHPQAFLAMVQRRFRTRRALEFYEHLLQAFADAGATPEQSARYYRMLANFSAGAGIAEVGSRALQPHATPIILEDFNLPEVFPRVTEVAPHLRVPCLGPIFASGLELILGQLQAELSFSAS; encoded by the coding sequence ATGAGCAGAAAAAAAAAGGAAACCGCGCTGGACCGCGAACGCATCGCGGCCGCCGCACTGGCGCTGATCGATGCCGAGGGGATTGATCAGTTGTCGATGCGCAAGCTCGGTGCCAGTCTCGGCGTTGAAGCGATGACGCTGTACTATTACTTTACCAATAAGGCGGAGTTGCTGGATGGCGTCACGGATTGCCTGCTCGAATTAGTGGAGAGTTTCATGGATCCGGCGCTGGCCGGGCTGGAGCGGATACGCCAGACTTTTCACGGCATGCGCCGGCTATCGATCGAGCACCCGCAAGCCTTTTTGGCGATGGTGCAGCGGCGCTTCCGCACCCGCCGCGCGCTGGAATTTTATGAGCATTTGCTGCAGGCATTCGCCGACGCCGGAGCGACGCCGGAACAGAGCGCCCGTTATTACCGCATGCTGGCCAACTTCAGCGCCGGCGCCGGCATCGCCGAAGTTGGCAGCCGGGCTTTGCAGCCGCATGCGACGCCGATCATCCTGGAGGATTTTAATTTGCCGGAAGTGTTTCCCCGGGTCACAGAAGTGGCGCCGCATTTGCGGGTGCCCTGTCTCGGCCCGATCTTCGCATCCGGGCTTGAATTGATACTCGGCCAGTTGCAGGCCGAGTTATCGTTCAGCGCATCATGA
- a CDS encoding alpha/beta fold hydrolase, whose protein sequence is MTHSTRQHTILTSHGSLAVEQSGDSGIPILFIHGNSTCRGVFHHQLQGQLGAHQRLITFDLPGHGQSGNAPDPVHSYTRPGFAEATVELLGKLGVDEAIVVGWSLGGHIGIEMMPHFAGLRGLMISGTPPVANDNMAQGFKGSPHMGLAGKQELSQEEVAIFAKAIFGDLDDPFLRNAMVRSDGRFRSRLFEAARAGAGVDQRQAVESSLVPLAVLNGADDQIVNLDYIDSLRYANLWQGECKRLDGVGHAPFWHKPAAFNQLLLRFAADVSSGRADAGAGRS, encoded by the coding sequence ATGACCCATTCGACTCGGCAGCACACTATACTGACCTCGCATGGCTCCCTCGCGGTAGAGCAGAGCGGCGATAGCGGCATACCGATACTCTTTATTCATGGCAATTCGACCTGCCGTGGCGTTTTTCACCATCAACTACAGGGCCAGCTGGGCGCGCATCAGCGCCTGATCACCTTCGATTTGCCGGGCCACGGCCAGTCCGGGAACGCGCCGGACCCGGTGCACAGCTACACCCGGCCGGGTTTTGCCGAAGCCACCGTCGAATTGCTCGGCAAACTGGGCGTCGATGAAGCGATCGTGGTCGGCTGGTCGCTGGGCGGCCATATCGGCATCGAAATGATGCCGCATTTTGCGGGACTGCGCGGCTTGATGATCAGCGGCACGCCGCCAGTCGCCAACGATAATATGGCGCAAGGTTTCAAAGGTTCGCCGCATATGGGGCTGGCCGGCAAGCAAGAATTGTCGCAAGAGGAGGTCGCCATTTTCGCCAAGGCGATTTTCGGCGACCTCGACGATCCATTCTTGCGCAATGCGATGGTCCGTTCGGATGGCCGTTTCCGCAGCCGCCTGTTCGAGGCGGCCCGCGCCGGCGCCGGGGTGGACCAGCGCCAGGCGGTGGAAAGCAGCCTGGTGCCGCTGGCGGTGCTTAATGGCGCCGACGACCAGATCGTCAATCTCGACTATATCGACAGCCTCCGCTACGCCAATCTGTGGCAAGGCGAGTGCAAGCGGCTCGATGGCGTCGGGCATGCGCCGTTCTGGCACAAGCCGGCCGCATTCAACCAGTTGCTGCTGCGTTTCGCGGCCGATGTGAGCAGCGGCCGCGCCGATGCTGGCGCTGGCCGCTCATGA
- a CDS encoding DUF2946 domain-containing protein: MGKFFSVKKLHIWIACLAILMNALAPSISQAMTAIGGPANLIELCTVNGTQYISLDQAGPDKPSGDSIKHHFEHCPYCMTHAGTFALPSSASPLLLPLSGHDVFPPLFYHSATPLFSWTPSSPRGPPSLS, from the coding sequence ATGGGGAAATTTTTTAGCGTAAAGAAATTGCATATCTGGATAGCCTGTCTGGCGATCCTGATGAATGCGCTCGCCCCATCGATTTCCCAGGCCATGACGGCCATCGGCGGCCCGGCCAATTTGATCGAATTGTGTACCGTCAACGGCACGCAATATATCAGCCTGGACCAGGCCGGGCCGGACAAGCCATCCGGCGATTCTATCAAGCACCATTTTGAGCACTGCCCGTACTGCATGACCCATGCCGGTACCTTTGCCCTGCCGTCCAGCGCGTCGCCATTGCTGCTGCCGCTCAGCGGCCACGACGTGTTCCCGCCTCTTTTTTACCATTCCGCAACGCCGCTGTTTTCGTGGACGCCGTCCAGTCCGCGCGGTCCGCCCAGCCTTTCCTGA
- a CDS encoding TonB-dependent receptor yields the protein MKSNYSESKTLAPMRRGATARIGLLLASSIALPLQQAWAASPAVTDSDDHGPVVEVKAALPGALQRGLATGSRLGLSAMETPASVESISRTQLVDRGDTRVIDAISKAAGLNVFPHPGNGGAAVAARGFTDLASVTQLYDGVKPYGAGALTFPFDTWSVDSIEVLRGPASVIYGEGAIGGVINVIPKKPGQTPVRNEIQLGLGSENTRRFAFGSGGAVAPHWSYRLDASANRSDNWVDRGQSSDTTVSGALRYDVSPALHVTLSHAQGNQRPMRYFGVPLINGQFSPATFNKNYNVADSLIQYRDSLTSLAMEWQAAPGLEVSSSIYRIKSRRHWRDAETYQWQAASGLVGRSGYTEILHGLEQVGSTTSFKRDSQLFGLANTFSGGVEVNRTTFQHTNNAPYSGSSTVDLDNSQPGLFLTADATLPKYRVNAHQYALFIEDHVKLNGQWSLIGGLRYDHDDVSRRDVIHPAASFDKTFSNLGYRLGTVFDISAHSALYGQYSVASDPLGPLLFTNASRAAFDLARGKQIEVGFKQAFWDKQGDWTVSAYRIVKNHLLTRDPGNINQSIQVGQQSSRGLEATFSVAPNADWKLEGNAALVRARYDDFAEASAGQLLSRDGNTPTDVPKRTANLFAHYRLASNWTAIASLHHVGQRNADIANTLKMPSYSTTDLALRWQLAAATSLTLRGYNVFNQRYAETAYYNQTQWLLGADRRAELQLNHRF from the coding sequence ATGAAATCGAATTATTCCGAAAGCAAAACGCTGGCGCCCATGCGTCGCGGCGCCACTGCTCGTATCGGCCTGCTGTTGGCCAGCAGCATTGCGCTGCCGCTACAACAAGCGTGGGCGGCTAGCCCTGCCGTTACCGACAGTGACGACCATGGCCCCGTGGTGGAAGTCAAGGCGGCCTTGCCCGGTGCGTTGCAACGGGGACTGGCCACCGGTTCCAGGCTCGGCCTGAGCGCCATGGAAACGCCGGCCAGCGTGGAAAGCATCAGCCGTACGCAATTGGTCGACCGCGGCGATACCCGCGTCATCGATGCGATCAGCAAGGCGGCCGGCTTGAATGTGTTCCCGCACCCCGGCAATGGCGGTGCGGCGGTGGCGGCGCGCGGCTTTACCGACCTTGCGTCGGTGACGCAGTTGTATGACGGCGTCAAACCGTATGGCGCGGGCGCGCTGACGTTTCCTTTCGATACCTGGTCGGTCGACAGCATCGAAGTGCTGCGCGGCCCGGCGTCGGTGATTTACGGCGAAGGCGCGATCGGCGGCGTGATCAATGTGATCCCCAAAAAACCGGGCCAGACGCCGGTCCGGAACGAGATCCAGCTGGGCCTCGGCAGCGAAAACACCCGCCGTTTCGCGTTCGGCAGCGGCGGCGCGGTCGCCCCGCACTGGTCGTACCGGCTGGACGCCAGCGCCAACCGCAGCGATAACTGGGTCGACCGCGGCCAGTCCAGCGACACCACGGTGTCGGGCGCGCTGCGCTACGATGTGTCGCCGGCGCTGCATGTCACCTTGTCGCACGCGCAAGGCAATCAGCGGCCGATGCGCTATTTCGGCGTGCCGCTGATCAACGGTCAATTTTCGCCGGCCACCTTCAATAAAAACTATAACGTCGCCGACAGCCTGATCCAGTACCGGGACAGCCTGACGTCGCTGGCGATGGAATGGCAAGCCGCGCCCGGCCTGGAAGTATCGAGCAGCATCTACCGCATCAAGAGCCGGCGCCATTGGCGCGATGCGGAAACGTATCAGTGGCAGGCAGCCAGCGGCCTGGTCGGCCGCAGTGGCTACACGGAAATCCTGCACGGCCTGGAACAAGTCGGCAGCACCACGTCGTTCAAGCGCGACAGCCAGCTGTTCGGCCTGGCCAACACTTTTTCGGGCGGCGTCGAAGTCAACCGCACCACGTTCCAGCATACCAATAACGCGCCGTACTCGGGCAGCAGCACGGTCGACCTGGACAACTCCCAACCCGGGTTATTCCTCACTGCCGACGCCACCTTGCCGAAATACCGCGTCAACGCGCATCAATATGCGCTATTCATCGAAGACCATGTCAAACTGAACGGCCAATGGTCGCTGATCGGCGGCTTGCGCTACGACCATGACGACGTGTCGCGGCGCGATGTGATCCATCCGGCCGCATCGTTCGACAAGACGTTCAGCAACCTCGGCTACCGGCTTGGCACGGTGTTCGATATCAGCGCCCATAGCGCGCTGTATGGACAATATTCGGTGGCGTCCGATCCGCTCGGCCCCTTGCTGTTCACCAACGCCAGCCGCGCCGCGTTCGACCTGGCGCGGGGCAAGCAGATCGAAGTCGGGTTCAAACAGGCGTTCTGGGACAAGCAGGGCGACTGGACCGTGTCGGCGTACCGCATCGTCAAGAACCATTTGCTGACCCGAGACCCAGGCAATATCAATCAAAGCATCCAGGTCGGCCAGCAATCGTCGCGCGGCCTGGAAGCGACGTTTTCGGTGGCGCCGAACGCCGACTGGAAACTGGAGGGCAATGCCGCGCTGGTACGGGCACGCTACGACGATTTTGCCGAAGCCAGCGCCGGCCAGTTGCTGTCGCGCGACGGCAATACGCCGACCGACGTGCCGAAACGCACTGCCAATCTGTTCGCTCACTATCGTCTGGCAAGCAACTGGACCGCGATCGCCAGCCTGCATCATGTGGGTCAACGCAACGCCGATATCGCCAATACGCTGAAGATGCCGTCGTACAGCACCACCGACCTGGCGCTGCGCTGGCAGCTGGCTGCCGCTACGTCGCTGACGCTGCGCGGTTATAACGTGTTCAACCAGCGCTATGCCGAAACGGCGTATTACAACCAGACCCAATGGCTGCTGGGCGCCGACCGGCGCGCCGAACTGCAATTGAATCATCGCTTCTGA
- a CDS encoding DUF2946 domain-containing protein: MLHAWIACLAILFSALAPSISHALAAAASGGRGPVLAEICSADGVQYASLSDSGHPGPDTAMDMQHCPYCATHAGSFALLPPSLARFSAIGGHDVYPVLFYDPPQPLFSWTAARPRGPPAPP; encoded by the coding sequence ATGCTGCACGCCTGGATCGCCTGCCTGGCAATCCTGTTCAGCGCGCTTGCGCCGTCGATTTCGCACGCCTTGGCAGCCGCGGCCTCCGGTGGCCGCGGCCCGGTACTGGCCGAAATCTGCAGCGCCGACGGGGTACAGTATGCGTCCTTGTCCGACAGCGGCCATCCCGGCCCGGATACGGCCATGGACATGCAGCATTGTCCGTATTGCGCGACCCATGCCGGCTCGTTTGCACTGTTGCCGCCCTCGCTGGCCCGCTTCAGCGCCATCGGCGGCCACGATGTTTACCCGGTGCTGTTCTACGACCCACCCCAGCCTTTATTCAGCTGGACGGCGGCCCGCCCGCGCGGTCCGCCCGCGCCGCCCTGA